Proteins encoded in a region of the Raphanus sativus cultivar WK10039 chromosome 8, ASM80110v3, whole genome shotgun sequence genome:
- the LOC108818846 gene encoding mitotic checkpoint protein BUB3.2, which yields MTLVPSIGRELSNPPSDGISNLRFSNSSDHLLVSSWDKSVRLYDANADSMRGEFKHGGAVLDCCFHDESSGFSACADHKVRRIDFNAGKEDILGMHDEPVRCVEYSYAAGQVITGSWDRTIKCWDPRAASGPERSQIGTYKQPERVNSLSLVGNHLVVATAGRHVNIYDLRNMAQPEQRRESSLKYQTRCVRCYPNGTGYALSSVEGRVSMEFFDLSEAAQAKKYAFKCHRKSEDGRDIVYPVNAIAFHPIYGTFATGGCDGFVNVWDGNNKKRLYQYSKYPTSIAALSFSRDGGLLAVASSYTFEEGDKPHEPDAIFVRNVNEIEVKPKPKVYPNPPA from the exons ATGACTCTTGTACCATCCATAGGCCGCGAGCTCTCGAATCCACCGTCCGATGGAATCTCTAATCTCCGGTTCTCCAATAGCAGCGACCATCTACTAGTCTCTTCATGGGATAAG AGTGTGAGATTGTATGATGCGAACGCCGATTCGATGAGAGGAGAGTTCAAGCATGGAGGAGCGGTGCTCGATTGCTGCTTCCATGACGAGTCTTCTGGGTTCAGTGCCTGCGCCGATCATAAAGTCAGACG AATTGACTTTAATGCTGGCAAAGAGGACATTCTGGGAATGCATGATGAACCGGTTCGTTGTGTTGAGTATTCTTATGCTGCAG GGCAAGTGATCACTGGAAGCTGGGATAGAACGATTAAATGTTGGGACCCAAGAGCTGCGAGTGGCCCGGAGCGTTCACAGATTGGAACATATAAGCAACCTGAGCGtgttaactctctttctctcgttGGAAATCATTTGGTTGTGGCGACAGCAGGAAGACATGTCAATATTTATGACCTGAGGAATATGGCCCAGCCTGAGCAGAGAAGGGAGTCCTCACTTAAgtaccagaccagatgtgtgcgtTGTTATCCCAATGGAACAG GGTATGCACTTAGCTCTGTTGAAGGGAGGGTTTCAATGGAGTTTTTCGATCTATCAGAGGCTGCTCAAGCTAAAAA ATATGCTTTCAAATGTCACCGGAAATCCGAGGATGGAAGGGACATTGTCTACCCTGTAAATGCGATTGCCTTCCATCCGAT TTATGGAACTTTTGCTACCGGAGGTTGTGATGGTTTCGTCAACGTTTGGGATGGTAACAACAAGAAGAGGCTATATCAG TATTCTAAGTATCCAACGAGTATTGCGGCACTGTCATTCAGCCGAGATGGTGGATTACTGGCTGTTGCTTCTAGTTATACGTTTGAAGAGGGAGACAAACC GCATGAACCTGACGCAATCTTTGTTCGGAATGTTAATGAAATCGAAGTGAAGCCTAAACCTAAAGTGTACCCAAATCCTCCGGCATAG
- the LOC108818847 gene encoding telomere repeat-binding factor 1 produces MGAPKHKWSQEEESALRSAIVKHGPGKWRTILKDPDFSRVLYLRSNVDLKDKWRNISVMGYGSGSGSRSKSSVAVKKTHGSLPSDEEILKMVDSKNFSTTGSSALQVPSPRTPNWLDSLINEAISNMKEGGSSKTAIGNYIQERYEVPPNFKTLLSSKLKYLSACGTGKLIKVKRKYSIPNSTALSSHKKRHLGTLSDKKSIPSLSSPETDRDEMSVQTKSEDDAELARMMIVDIHEAAEIAAQAVAEAEAAMVEADEAAKQADVAEAEAEAAQAFAQEVSKTLKGIDNCSR; encoded by the exons ATGGGTGCTCCTAAGCAtaaatggagtcaagaagaagAGTCAGCTCTAAGATCTGCCATTGTCAAGCACGGCCCTGGTAAATGGCGCACAATCCTCAAAGACCCTGACTTTAGTCGAGTCTTGTACCTTCGTTCCAATGTAGACCTTAAG GATAAATGGAGAAACATTAGTGTCATGGGGTAtggatccggatccggatcGCGTTCAAAGTCTAGTGTTGCTGTTAAAAAGACACATGGCTCATTGCCAAGTGATGAAGAAATCTTAAAAATGGTGGATTCTAAGAACTTTTCCACCACCGGCTCCTCTGCACTGCAAGTTCCTTCTCCAAGGACTCCTAATTG GCTGGATAGCCTTATAAATGAAGCAATATCTAACATGAAAGAAGGTGGCTCTAGCAAAACAGCAATTGGTAACTACATCCAG GAACGATATGAGGTACCGCCGAACTTCAAAACGTTGCTGTCTTCCAAGCTAAAGTACTTGTCAGCTTGTGGTACTGGTAAGCTTATCAAG GTTAAACGCAAGTATAGTATTCCAAACTCCACTGCTTTGTCTTCCCACAAGAAAAGACATTTGGGGACGTTGTCTGATAAGAAGAGTATTCCTTCTCTGTCATCACCTGAAACAGACAGAGATGAAATGAGTGTTCAGACAAAGTCGGAGGATGATGCTGAGTTAGCCAGAATGATGATTGTGGACATACATGAGGCGGCAGAAATTGCAGCACAGGCGGTTGCGGAGGCAGAAGCTGCTATGGTAGAGGCTGATGAAGCTGCAAAGCAAGCAGATGTAGCAGAAGCTGAAGCAGAAGCAGCTCAAGCTTTCGCCCAAGAAGTTTCAAAGACCCTGAAAGGCATAGACAACTGCAGCAGATGA